One genomic window of Evansella cellulosilytica DSM 2522 includes the following:
- a CDS encoding glycosyl hydrolase family 95 catalytic domain-containing protein — protein sequence MLDKTEYVTTPKSGMISSEAAVRWEEALVTGNGKMGALVYGQPLAETIILNHEKLYEPFHNEIVQNNDLAPYLSEIRELMKRGRFKDAAALFSDKSGHPLLFTDAYHPAYALKWTQPENGVIQDYMRTVNFETGEVSVRWKDEGGRHVRNVFISRAHDVIVQKIKCDDQLISGVMSIDDLVHEGSGTYTVTAEEPFLTFTCDYTMTKKGYAGCSFIVLKGETGNVLSNAEKLIVEAATEIVVFTKIVPIKNMEQDLHDKLAEVKEFLLSFAGEEYEHLLLKHKEIHGDLFNRMTLSICEDEVVNIPTEHLLANKEKELDKRLLQQMFHVGRYIFICASGDYPPNLVGLWTGDWRPPWSGDFTTDANVNLAVSGGGIGNMREALEGYFNLIEKISPDWRINAMTMYGCRGFLAGSRTDGNHNIHTHFNVDWPLGFWTAGAQWLVMPFFEWYEISGDKDFFINRALPLMKEIAAFYEDFLTEFDENGKCVFIPSYSPENTPIIAKGLLEKGWQPSQAAINATMDIAVAKELFTNLINTCEELNIEQENIKRWMKQLELLPDYLINEDGALKEWAHHDLHDQYDHRHISHLYPVWPGHEITPETTPELFKAAEIALKKRKHGNYSAHGVMHCGIVAARQKNSELVLENLTLLLQEGDYIHSSLVTSHNPGREIYNVDANCSLPTLVMEMLVYSSPGIIELLPALPSEIEKGTITGMLTRTEVTVKSLKWDLKMRKIRVMLHSRRHQHVDIIVREGIENVTCRQHELVTMKDIHLVTVAFEAEETLELDINLT from the coding sequence GTGCTGGATAAAACAGAATACGTGACTACGCCAAAAAGTGGCATGATAAGCAGTGAAGCAGCTGTGCGGTGGGAAGAGGCGTTAGTAACAGGCAATGGAAAAATGGGGGCGCTAGTGTATGGACAGCCATTAGCCGAAACAATCATATTAAACCATGAAAAGTTATATGAGCCCTTTCATAACGAAATAGTACAAAACAATGATTTGGCCCCATATTTAAGTGAGATTAGAGAATTGATGAAGCGTGGACGATTTAAAGATGCAGCAGCGTTATTTTCTGATAAATCAGGCCATCCCCTTCTTTTTACCGATGCTTACCACCCTGCTTATGCACTGAAGTGGACACAACCTGAAAATGGTGTCATCCAAGATTATATGCGTACAGTTAATTTTGAGACAGGCGAAGTTAGTGTGCGATGGAAGGATGAAGGAGGAAGACATGTACGGAACGTATTTATTTCTCGAGCTCATGACGTAATTGTGCAGAAAATCAAGTGTGATGATCAATTAATAAGCGGTGTAATGTCCATTGATGACCTTGTCCATGAAGGCAGTGGGACGTATACTGTCACCGCAGAGGAACCGTTTCTTACCTTCACCTGTGATTATACAATGACAAAGAAAGGTTATGCCGGCTGCTCCTTCATTGTTTTAAAAGGAGAGACTGGCAATGTATTATCGAATGCGGAAAAACTGATCGTCGAAGCTGCGACAGAAATAGTAGTGTTTACGAAAATAGTACCAATAAAGAATATGGAACAAGATTTACATGATAAGCTTGCTGAAGTAAAGGAGTTTCTCCTTTCTTTTGCAGGTGAGGAATATGAGCATTTACTTCTAAAGCACAAAGAGATACATGGCGACTTATTTAACCGAATGACATTGTCCATTTGTGAGGACGAAGTGGTAAATATTCCTACAGAACATTTACTCGCAAACAAGGAGAAGGAGCTAGATAAACGACTTTTACAACAAATGTTTCATGTGGGACGGTACATTTTTATTTGTGCCTCAGGTGATTATCCACCTAACTTAGTAGGGTTATGGACAGGAGATTGGCGCCCACCTTGGAGTGGAGATTTTACAACAGATGCGAACGTAAACCTCGCTGTATCAGGTGGGGGCATTGGGAATATGCGTGAAGCGCTTGAAGGATACTTCAACCTTATCGAGAAGATATCACCGGATTGGAGAATCAACGCCATGACAATGTATGGATGTCGAGGTTTTTTAGCTGGATCTCGAACCGATGGGAACCATAATATTCACACCCATTTCAACGTTGATTGGCCGTTAGGTTTTTGGACAGCAGGGGCGCAATGGTTAGTGATGCCATTTTTTGAATGGTACGAAATAAGTGGAGACAAAGATTTTTTCATAAACAGAGCACTGCCACTCATGAAAGAAATTGCCGCATTTTATGAAGATTTTTTAACGGAATTCGATGAAAATGGGAAATGTGTATTTATTCCGTCATACTCACCAGAAAATACACCGATTATTGCTAAGGGGTTACTTGAAAAGGGGTGGCAACCGAGTCAAGCAGCGATCAATGCAACGATGGATATTGCTGTAGCGAAGGAGCTATTTACTAACTTAATTAATACATGTGAAGAATTAAATATCGAGCAAGAGAATATTAAAAGGTGGATGAAGCAATTAGAATTATTACCAGATTACTTGATTAACGAAGATGGTGCTTTAAAGGAATGGGCTCATCATGATTTGCATGACCAATACGATCATAGGCACATTTCCCATCTATACCCAGTTTGGCCGGGGCATGAAATAACACCAGAAACGACACCTGAGTTATTTAAGGCTGCAGAGATTGCTTTGAAAAAACGAAAACATGGGAATTATTCTGCACACGGCGTCATGCATTGTGGGATTGTAGCTGCAAGACAAAAAAATAGCGAACTAGTATTGGAAAACTTAACATTGCTCCTACAAGAAGGTGACTACATTCACTCGAGCCTAGTAACCTCTCACAATCCAGGTAGAGAAATATATAATGTAGATGCGAACTGTAGTCTTCCAACGTTAGTGATGGAGATGCTCGTGTATTCGTCCCCAGGAATAATCGAGCTCCTGCCAGCACTTCCTTCTGAAATAGAAAAAGGCACTATTACAGGAATGCTTACGAGGACTGAAGTAACAGTTAAAAGTCTTAAATGGGACTTGAAAATGAGAAAAATAAGAGTGATGCTTCATTCAAGAAGGCATCAGCATGTGGATATTATCGTTAGAGAAGGCATAGAAAATGTGACTTGTCGTCAGCATGAGTTAGTGACGATGAAGGATATTCATTTAGTTACTGTAGCTTTTGAAGCGGAAGAAACATTGGAGCTAGATATTAATCTAACTTAA
- a CDS encoding beta-galactosidase, translating into MINSKLPKIWYGGDYNPEQWDDPEIWNEDIRMFKKAGIDIATLNVFSWALNQPDEDTYDFTALDEHINRLYENGIYTCLATSTAAHPAWMARKYPDVLRVDFHGRKRAFGGRHNSCPNSPTYRKYAERMADKLGERYQDHPAVLIWHVSNEYGGYCYCDNCAKAFREWLKKKYGNLQTLNKTWNTRFWGHTFHDWEDIVVPNALSEEGEGNVSAFQGISLDYRRFQSDSLLECYKLEHNMLKKHTPNVPITTNLMGTYPELDYFKWGKEMDVVSWDSYPGIDTPVSLTAMTHDLMRGLKGGQPFMLMEQTPSQQNWQPYNALKRPGVMRLWSYQALAHGADTIMFFQLRRSIGACEKFHGAVIEHVGHENTRVFRETSQLGKEIQKLSDSFIDSRTNARVAIVYDWENRWAIDLSSGPSVSLDYVNEVHKYYAALYERNIPVDMVSVEEDISKYDIVIAPVLYMVKSGYAKKLEAFVENGGTFVTTFFSGIVNEHDLVTLGGYPGELRKLLGLWVEEIDALDPKHHNQIVMKDSWGSLEGSYHCNVLFDIIHVEGAEIVAEYGSEFYKGTPVVTANTYGNGRAIYVGSSGEQQFITGLMRNLCDEKGIEPLMETPNGVEVSERRKDSKSYLFVMNHNETKEELAIETEMLDLLTGKTVRGTVHIEGHGVMILEK; encoded by the coding sequence ATGATTAATAGTAAGCTACCAAAAATTTGGTACGGTGGAGATTACAATCCGGAGCAGTGGGATGATCCAGAAATCTGGAATGAAGACATTAGGATGTTTAAAAAAGCAGGTATTGATATAGCTACTTTAAACGTGTTTTCTTGGGCTTTGAATCAACCTGATGAAGATACATATGATTTTACAGCTTTGGATGAGCATATTAATCGGCTTTATGAAAATGGCATTTATACGTGTTTAGCTACGAGTACGGCAGCACACCCGGCTTGGATGGCAAGAAAGTACCCAGATGTTTTAAGAGTAGATTTTCATGGTAGAAAAAGAGCGTTTGGTGGAAGGCATAATTCATGTCCGAATAGTCCGACTTACCGGAAATACGCAGAAAGAATGGCTGACAAATTAGGGGAACGATATCAAGATCATCCAGCAGTTTTAATTTGGCATGTATCTAATGAATACGGAGGCTATTGCTACTGTGACAATTGTGCAAAAGCCTTTCGTGAATGGCTAAAAAAGAAATACGGTAACCTACAAACCCTTAATAAAACGTGGAACACAAGATTCTGGGGACATACGTTTCATGATTGGGAAGACATTGTCGTGCCTAACGCATTAAGTGAAGAAGGGGAAGGAAACGTCAGTGCCTTCCAAGGGATATCATTAGATTACCGTAGATTCCAATCTGATAGTTTACTAGAATGCTATAAATTAGAACACAACATGTTAAAAAAACATACACCGAATGTACCGATTACGACGAATTTAATGGGAACATATCCTGAACTTGATTATTTCAAGTGGGGAAAAGAGATGGATGTTGTTTCGTGGGATAGCTACCCTGGCATAGATACGCCAGTTAGTTTAACGGCAATGACACACGATCTTATGCGAGGATTAAAAGGTGGGCAGCCATTCATGCTCATGGAGCAAACTCCAAGCCAGCAAAATTGGCAGCCTTATAATGCTCTTAAGCGCCCAGGGGTAATGAGGCTATGGAGTTATCAAGCTCTTGCGCATGGTGCCGATACCATTATGTTTTTTCAATTGCGCCGATCGATAGGTGCATGCGAAAAGTTCCACGGTGCCGTTATTGAACATGTTGGTCATGAGAATACGAGAGTATTTAGGGAAACATCTCAGCTCGGCAAAGAGATACAAAAGCTATCAGATTCGTTTATCGATAGTAGAACAAATGCAAGAGTAGCAATCGTATATGATTGGGAGAATCGTTGGGCTATTGATTTATCTAGCGGGCCATCGGTGTCATTAGATTACGTCAATGAAGTTCATAAATACTATGCTGCTTTGTACGAAAGGAATATTCCTGTAGACATGGTCAGTGTGGAGGAGGATATTTCAAAATATGACATAGTAATCGCACCAGTTTTGTATATGGTGAAAAGTGGTTATGCGAAAAAGCTAGAAGCGTTTGTTGAAAATGGCGGCACGTTCGTGACTACTTTCTTTAGTGGAATCGTCAATGAGCACGATCTAGTGACACTTGGTGGTTATCCAGGTGAACTTAGAAAACTATTAGGGCTATGGGTAGAAGAGATTGATGCGCTAGACCCTAAGCATCATAATCAAATAGTGATGAAGGATTCGTGGGGCTCCTTGGAGGGAAGCTACCATTGCAACGTGCTTTTTGACATAATACATGTAGAAGGGGCAGAGATTGTAGCAGAGTATGGATCAGAGTTTTATAAGGGAACACCAGTAGTAACGGCCAATACTTACGGAAATGGAAGGGCAATTTATGTTGGCTCAAGTGGTGAACAACAATTCATTACCGGCTTAATGCGTAATTTATGTGATGAAAAAGGAATAGAGCCTCTAATGGAAACGCCAAATGGTGTCGAGGTATCAGAAAGAAGGAAAGATAGCAAATCGTATTTATTTGTGATGAATCATAACGAAACAAAAGAAGAATTAGCCATAGAAACGGAAATGCTCGATTTGTTAACTGGAAAAACGGTAAGGGGAACAGTTCATATAGAAGGTCATGGTGTCATGATATTAGAGAAGTAA
- a CDS encoding cellulase family glycosylhydrolase, producing MELKHFNCQRLLLCKSSMMFFAFFLMISMMIFPQSSEANDQDFDVNDYVKEMQPGWNLGNTFDAVGEDETAWGNPFVTKELIEEIANQGFNSIRIPVTFDQRMAEGPDYTIDEDFLNRVTQAVDWSLDEDLYVMINIHHDSWIWLEAGMHEDYDESIARFDAIWEQLADHFKDYPMELMFESINEPRFWGSEEEKLGYLYDLNMSFYDIVRNSGGMNDIRPLVLPTLDTSPDHQHTLDHLYDTIIELDDPNLISTIHFYGFWPFSVNVAGYTHFDEETKGHIIETFDRVYDTFTANDIPVVLGEFGLLGFDTHTGVIQQGEKLKFFEFMIHYAKEKEITHMLWDNGQHFNRTSFEWRDQELYDIMKASWETRSATAESNFIYLKRGEEIEDTSLQLHLHGNEFVSLLLDGQTLIEGEDYELNGDALIINASLLEELTTSQDLGVNAKLTATFTQGADWYIRVISYDTPVMEDASGTVRDFVIPTQFNGDDLKTMEAIYPDGSAAGPHNWTTFKEFGYAFSPDYEANEIYFPYGEYRFFNELNDGEVELTFYFWSGEVLTYQLTKDGENIVGTFVGATPPGTGDDDETPGAGDDGETPGTGDDGETPGTGDDDKTPGTGEDDETPGTGEDDETPGAGDNGETPGTGDDDKTPSTGSSDETKLPDTATNLYNYLLIGLLMIIVGGTVTIFSRKRKVVDM from the coding sequence ATGGAGTTAAAACATTTTAACTGTCAACGATTGCTCCTTTGTAAGTCTAGCATGATGTTTTTCGCATTTTTTCTTATGATATCTATGATGATTTTCCCGCAGAGCAGCGAAGCAAACGATCAAGATTTTGATGTTAATGATTACGTCAAAGAGATGCAGCCTGGATGGAACTTAGGAAATACGTTCGATGCAGTTGGAGAAGATGAAACTGCTTGGGGGAACCCGTTTGTAACAAAAGAACTCATAGAAGAAATTGCGAATCAAGGCTTTAACAGTATTCGCATACCAGTCACCTTTGATCAAAGGATGGCAGAAGGACCAGATTACACGATTGATGAAGACTTTCTTAATAGAGTGACACAAGCCGTTGATTGGTCTTTAGACGAAGATCTTTATGTCATGATTAATATACATCACGATTCTTGGATTTGGTTAGAAGCGGGGATGCATGAAGATTATGATGAATCGATTGCTCGTTTTGATGCGATATGGGAGCAACTAGCTGATCATTTTAAAGATTATCCGATGGAATTAATGTTTGAAAGCATTAATGAGCCAAGATTTTGGGGATCAGAGGAAGAAAAATTAGGCTATTTATATGATCTCAACATGTCCTTCTACGACATTGTGAGAAACTCAGGTGGTATGAATGATATTCGTCCACTTGTACTACCGACATTAGATACGAGTCCCGACCATCAGCACACATTAGATCATTTATATGACACTATCATCGAACTTGATGATCCAAACCTTATATCAACCATTCATTTTTATGGGTTTTGGCCATTCAGTGTAAACGTTGCTGGGTATACACATTTCGACGAAGAAACAAAAGGGCATATTATTGAAACATTTGACCGAGTATATGATACTTTTACAGCAAATGATATCCCAGTAGTTTTAGGGGAATTTGGTTTACTAGGCTTTGACACCCATACTGGTGTTATTCAGCAAGGAGAGAAGCTTAAATTTTTTGAGTTTATGATTCATTATGCAAAGGAAAAAGAGATTACTCATATGCTCTGGGATAATGGACAGCACTTTAATCGAACATCTTTTGAATGGAGAGACCAGGAGCTTTATGACATCATGAAAGCAAGCTGGGAAACGAGATCTGCGACAGCTGAATCAAACTTCATTTACTTGAAAAGAGGAGAAGAAATAGAAGATACAAGCCTTCAACTTCATTTACATGGAAATGAATTTGTATCCCTCCTTCTTGATGGACAAACATTAATAGAAGGAGAAGACTATGAATTAAATGGTGATGCATTAATCATAAATGCAAGCTTACTAGAGGAGCTAACTACCTCACAAGACTTAGGTGTAAATGCCAAATTAACAGCGACGTTTACGCAAGGCGCTGATTGGTACATTAGGGTTATATCATATGACACACCAGTAATGGAAGATGCATCAGGAACAGTGAGAGATTTCGTTATACCAACACAATTTAATGGTGATGACCTTAAAACGATGGAGGCAATTTATCCTGACGGAAGCGCGGCAGGACCACACAATTGGACTACCTTTAAAGAATTTGGTTATGCCTTTTCACCTGATTATGAAGCGAATGAGATTTATTTTCCGTATGGGGAGTATAGATTTTTTAATGAATTAAATGATGGAGAAGTAGAATTAACCTTCTATTTTTGGAGTGGTGAAGTACTTACGTATCAACTGACAAAGGATGGTGAGAACATCGTCGGTACATTTGTTGGCGCCACCCCCCCAGGCACGGGAGATGACGACGAAACCCCGGGCGCAGGAGATGACGGCGAAACACCAGGCACAGGAGATGACGGCGAAACACCAGGCACAGGAGATGACGACAAAACCCCGGGCACGGGAGAAGATGACGAAACCCCAGGCACGGGAGAAGATGACGAAACCCCAGGCGCAGGAGATAACGGCGAAACGCCAGGCACAGGAGATGACGACAAAACGCCAAGTACAGGATCTAGCGATGAGACGAAATTACCAGATACAGCAACAAATCTATATAACTACTTGCTTATCGGGCTATTGATGATTATCGTAGGAGGAACAGTTACTATTTTTTCTAGAAAAAGAAAAGTAGTAGACATGTAA